The proteins below come from a single Armatimonadia bacterium genomic window:
- a CDS encoding sensor histidine kinase KdpD yields MASYHDGSRPDPDRLLSQMAAEEQARSRGRLKIFLGYAAGVGKTFGMLQQAHWRKTEGVDVVVGYAETHGRAETDALLEGLEVLPRRTLVYHGTTLSDLDLDAVLRRRPQLVLVDELAHTNAPGGRHLKRCQDVEEILSAGIDVYTTLNIQHIESLNDAVAQITGVVVRETVPDHLLDDAHEIELVDLPPEDLLQRLREGLVYVPEQAAQALKRFFRKGNLTALREMALRRAASRVDEQLRSYMETEAIAGPWAATDRLLVCTGSSPLSARLLRTTRRLAEELKAEWFALHVETPDQIASSQRARERLAENLHLAEQLGAKVATMSGTTVAEAAVTYARLHNVTKIVVGKPLRPRLHELLHGSIVDQIIRASGTIDVYVIGSSGEVLPAAPKSPPRPANWQGYAKSTALVAVATLIGYPLRSVIEPSNLVMLYLAAVLLAAFFLGRREALLASVLGTLAFDFFCVPPHLNFAVSDTEYLLTFGGLLVVGLVISSLAAQARAQTEAAQRRGFQAMNLYELSRSLGATTDLPTVLQISLAHLRETHKAGAAILLPEAKTLRVAASTEPMNLDGDEMSVATWCWQQGREAGPGTDTLSGADFRYLPLRTGKEVVGVLGLHLPGPEGYLAPDERRLLESTASLVALAIERLHLTEKAGQAEVLRVTENLQSALLNSVSHDLRTPLASITGVLSSLRDGVEGSGDFRLEERDWRELLDTALGESERLNHLVGNLLDMSRLEAGALRLHVEPCDLQDLVGSVLTQMGDRLRAREVTLSLAPDLPLVPMDFVLIAQVLTNLLDNAAKYTPAGTPIEVAAEQTQDGVAITVTDQGPGVPEEDLERVFDKFQRVTRANGASGTGLGLAISRGIVEAHGGRISSHLRGGGGLVVRFTLPVTRQEGNQA; encoded by the coding sequence ATGGCGTCCTACCATGATGGCAGTCGTCCAGACCCGGACAGGCTGCTCAGCCAAATGGCGGCGGAAGAGCAGGCGCGGTCTCGTGGGCGGCTGAAGATCTTCCTCGGCTATGCCGCCGGCGTGGGCAAGACTTTTGGGATGCTTCAGCAGGCCCACTGGCGCAAGACTGAGGGCGTCGACGTGGTCGTTGGCTATGCCGAGACCCATGGACGGGCTGAGACTGATGCCCTCCTGGAGGGGCTGGAAGTCCTGCCTCGTCGAACGCTTGTGTACCACGGCACAACGCTGTCCGACCTGGACCTCGACGCCGTCCTGCGTCGGCGCCCGCAACTGGTGCTGGTCGACGAACTCGCTCACACCAATGCGCCGGGCGGACGCCATCTGAAGCGTTGCCAGGACGTCGAGGAGATCCTATCAGCCGGCATCGATGTCTACACCACCCTCAACATCCAGCACATCGAGAGTCTCAACGACGCGGTTGCGCAGATCACCGGGGTAGTCGTCCGGGAGACAGTTCCCGACCACTTGCTTGACGATGCCCACGAGATCGAACTGGTGGACCTGCCCCCGGAGGACCTGCTGCAACGCCTCCGCGAGGGTCTGGTCTATGTCCCCGAACAGGCCGCGCAAGCGCTGAAGCGGTTCTTCCGTAAGGGAAACCTCACCGCCCTACGCGAGATGGCCTTGCGCCGCGCCGCCAGTCGTGTTGATGAGCAGTTGCGCTCCTACATGGAGACCGAAGCCATAGCCGGGCCCTGGGCGGCGACGGATCGGCTCTTGGTCTGCACGGGCTCGAGCCCCCTGAGCGCAAGGTTGCTGCGCACGACGCGGCGACTGGCCGAGGAACTCAAGGCCGAGTGGTTCGCACTCCACGTCGAGACCCCCGACCAGATAGCGTCGTCCCAACGGGCGCGAGAGCGGCTTGCCGAGAACCTGCACCTTGCCGAGCAACTGGGTGCGAAGGTCGCAACCATGTCCGGCACAACCGTTGCCGAGGCGGCCGTGACCTATGCGCGGCTCCACAACGTCACCAAGATCGTCGTCGGCAAGCCTCTGCGTCCGCGCCTCCATGAGCTCCTCCATGGATCCATCGTCGACCAGATCATCCGTGCCAGCGGTACCATTGACGTCTACGTGATCGGCAGCTCGGGCGAGGTGCTCCCGGCTGCGCCGAAGTCGCCGCCGAGGCCGGCCAACTGGCAGGGCTACGCGAAGAGCACCGCACTGGTGGCGGTAGCGACCCTCATCGGCTATCCACTACGCAGCGTGATCGAGCCCAGCAACCTGGTCATGCTGTACCTGGCCGCCGTGCTGCTGGCTGCCTTCTTCCTCGGACGCAGGGAGGCACTCCTGGCTTCGGTACTCGGCACCCTGGCCTTTGACTTCTTCTGTGTCCCGCCGCACCTGAACTTCGCGGTGTCGGATACCGAGTACCTTCTGACCTTCGGCGGCCTGCTGGTTGTGGGCCTTGTGATCAGTTCCCTCGCCGCGCAGGCAAGGGCACAGACCGAGGCCGCGCAGCGCCGCGGGTTCCAGGCGATGAACCTCTACGAACTGAGCCGCTCCCTCGGCGCTACCACCGATCTCCCGACCGTTCTGCAGATATCACTGGCCCACCTTCGTGAGACCCACAAGGCCGGGGCGGCGATACTGCTGCCCGAGGCAAAGACACTGCGAGTGGCGGCGTCCACCGAGCCGATGAACCTCGACGGCGACGAGATGTCTGTGGCAACCTGGTGCTGGCAGCAGGGCCGGGAGGCTGGACCCGGCACCGATACCCTGAGCGGCGCCGACTTCAGGTACCTGCCGCTTCGCACTGGGAAGGAGGTCGTCGGCGTTCTTGGTCTGCACCTGCCTGGCCCTGAGGGCTACCTCGCTCCCGACGAGCGGCGGCTTCTGGAGTCAACGGCGAGCCTCGTGGCCCTCGCCATCGAGCGCCTTCATCTCACCGAAAAGGCCGGACAGGCCGAGGTGCTGCGGGTGACCGAGAACCTGCAGTCAGCGCTCCTGAACTCGGTCTCCCACGACCTGCGGACGCCTCTGGCCTCCATCACCGGCGTGCTCAGCAGCTTGCGGGACGGCGTTGAGGGCAGCGGTGACTTCCGGCTTGAGGAACGAGACTGGCGCGAGCTGCTGGATACGGCCCTGGGCGAGTCCGAGCGCCTCAATCACCTGGTTGGTAACCTGCTCGACATGTCACGCCTGGAGGCCGGGGCCCTTCGTCTCCATGTGGAGCCCTGCGACCTCCAGGACCTCGTGGGTTCCGTCCTCACACAGATGGGGGACCGCCTGAGAGCACGCGAGGTCACTCTCTCTCTGGCTCCCGACTTGCCCCTGGTTCCGATGGACTTCGTCCTCATCGCGCAGGTGCTGACTAATCTGCTGGACAATGCTGCCAAGTACACGCCTGCCGGTACACCCATCGAGGTGGCAGCGGAGCAGACCCAGGACGGCGTAGCGATCACAGTCACCGACCAGGGGCCGGGTGTCCCTGAGGAGGATCTGGAGCGCGTCTTCGACAAGTTCCAACGGGTAACTCGGGCCAACGGCGCCTCAGGCACCGGACTGGGCCTGGCAATCAGCCGTGGAATCGTCGAAGCTCACGGTGGCCGGATCAGCTCTCATCTACGCGGCGGGGGCGGTCTCGTGGTCCGCTTCACACTCCCCGTGACTCGACAGGAGGGGAACCAGGCATGA
- the kdpC gene encoding potassium-transporting ATPase subunit KdpC, whose amino-acid sequence MKELVRPTLTLLAAFTLLTGLVYPLLITAVCQVAFPPQAKGSLIVREGTEVGSELIGQQFTDPRYFWGRPSATVPVPYNAMAGTGTNLGPLNPALKEQVAQRVRRLRQADPDNRLPVPIDLVTASGSGLDPHLSLAAAEYQVMRVARQRNLPVTEVSSLVAQHVEPRQWGFLGEPRVNVLELNLSLDTLGKVARAGH is encoded by the coding sequence ATGAAAGAACTGGTTCGACCGACGCTCACCTTGCTGGCCGCTTTCACCCTTCTCACCGGACTGGTGTACCCGCTGCTGATCACGGCGGTGTGTCAGGTGGCCTTCCCACCTCAGGCCAAGGGCAGCCTGATCGTCCGCGAAGGCACTGAAGTGGGTTCGGAACTGATTGGCCAGCAGTTCACTGATCCGCGGTACTTCTGGGGACGTCCCTCTGCGACCGTGCCCGTTCCCTACAATGCCATGGCTGGAACCGGCACCAATCTGGGACCGCTCAATCCGGCGCTGAAGGAGCAAGTGGCGCAACGAGTGCGTCGGCTCCGGCAGGCCGATCCCGACAACCGCCTGCCCGTCCCGATCGACCTGGTGACTGCCTCCGGCAGCGGTCTCGACCCGCACCTTAGTCTTGCTGCCGCCGAGTACCAGGTTATGAGGGTGGCTCGGCAGCGGAACCTGCCGGTGACCGAAGTGAGTTCGCTGGTGGCGCAACACGTCGAACCGCGACAGTGGGGCTTCCTGGGCGAACCCCGGGTCAACGTACTAGAACTCAACCTATCACTCGACACGCTTGGAAAGGTCGCGAGGGCAGGTCACTGA